In Flavobacteriales bacterium, the sequence TTGGTTATTAGTTTCTTTAGTTTTTGAGCACAATAGCCCATCTGTCAAAGTGCCAAATATAAGTGATTCTACCGAAATTAACCTTTTTTTGGATTAAAAAATAGAAGCATTATAGGGTTATTTAGATTATTTCTAAATAGCGTTTTCTCTACGATACCCAAATTTGATTCTCTGTTTTTAGAAATTATACCGATGTATTATTGACAGACACTAAAGTCATAAATTGTTATTGAGTGTCTATCTTTTATTTCTAATAAATCCTCAAATCTTTTTCGTAGGATATTTCGAAAAGTTGGAACACTTCCTATAACAATCTGATACCTACCGCCTGAGCTTTCACCACTCCCTCCCTCACAGAGCGTTGTTTTAGTTTGGAAGAGTTCTTGAAACTTGAACAGTTCTTCCTGAGATACTAGATAAAATGTATCGGGATTTCCTGTATTTGCGGTTTCTATAAAGCCTTTTATACCGTCTATACAGTTTAAAGAAAATACTTGATTACTTTTTCTGTCCAATACAAATGTTGAAAGTAAATTTTTACTTGAATCAGCTCTGGATAATTCAACTAATGCTTCTTCACTTTTTATAGAAAAAATGCGGGTAGTTTCTTCTTTCAAAAATTTAGAATAGAATTTTTTACGTCGCCCTTTAGATACCTCTGTTATATCAATATTCTTTGTACCTCCAAAAACTAAAACATGTACAGTTTCTAAAATACTACAACTTGAAACACTGATCCCCAACAGGACAAGAAATAAGATCAACCTTAAATTCATTTTTTTCATTTTGGCAGTTATGTTAAATGATCAACAAAGATAGGGCTTCAAAAACTAAAAAAGTCAATAGTTGAATCATGAACTATTGACTATTTTTTAGTTTTTAAAGATTGATTAACTACGGAATTTGCAATTAAAATCTCAGAATTTCTTCAATGACTTCCGCTACCTTATCTGCACTAGGTATCATTTCTTGCTCCAATGTGGAATTAAGTGGAATAGCTGGCATATCCTTAGCTCCTATCACTTTAATTGGGGCATCCAAATGTTGAAATGTCAATTCTTGTATTCTTCCTGCCAAACTTTGGGCAAAATTATTAGACTTTTGTTCTTCTGTAACGATAACCACCTTATTATGAATTGCTACTCTTTCGAGAATCATTGCTTCATCTAGTGGTTGAAGCGTTCTTAAATCGAGAATTTCTACTTGACCCTTAAAGTTTTTTGAGGCAGTTTTCGCCCAATAGATTCCCATTCCGTAACTGATGACTAAAACTGAATCTTGCTCGGTCGATTCTTGAGCAATTCTAGCTTTTCCTAAAGGAATTACGTAATCTTCATCTGGCTCTATACTGGTTGCTTCTTCGGTTCCTGGTACTTTAGACCAATACAAACCTTTGTGCTCTAGCATCACCACAGGATTTGGATCATAAAAAGCCGCTTTCATCAAACCTTTAAGATCTGCTCCATTGGATGGATATACTACTTTGATTCCTTTGATGGACGTTAGAATAGACTCCACACTCGATGAATGGTAAGGACCTCCACTTCCATAGGCTCCAATAGGAACTCTTATAAGTGCTTGAGCATTCCATTTTCCATTAGAAAGGTAATAGGAACGGCTCAATTCAGTGAATAACTGATTAAGACCTGGCCAAATATAATCGGCAAATTGAACTTCCACAATGGGTTTCGCTCCTGCTACGGACATTCCAACTGTAGAACCAATAATAAACGCCTCTTGAATTGGTGTGTTAAAAACACGATCATCTCCAAATTTTTGGGCTAAAGTAGCGGCTTCTCTAAAAACTCCCCCAAGTCTTCCTCCTACGTCTTGTCCGTAAAGCAATGCCTCTGGGTGTTGTTCTAATATTTCTTGCACCGCAAATAAGGCACAATCAACCATTAAGGTTTTTTCTTTTCCAGCTCCTGCTCTTTCTCCTTTTTCTTCGGTTATAGGACTGGGTGCAAAGTCAAAGGTATATAGGTCTTCTGCACTTGGATCTTCTGCTTCTTGAGCTTGTCCAAAATCTGTTTCAACCAGTGTGCTGCTTTCTTTTTCAATATTCTGAAGCTCATCTTCAGAAATACCATTT encodes:
- a CDS encoding thiamine pyrophosphate-dependent enzyme; the protein is MTIIEKALDAYRLMTTARAMSDIYEENAKLTSKYVHATSRGHEAIQLALGMQLKEQDYVSPYYRDDSILLGIGMRPYEIMLQLFAKKEDPFSGGRTYYCHPSLNRADLPKIPHQSSATGMQAIPTAGVAMGIQYLEEQGILDKNRAERPVVVCSIGDAAMTEGEIAEALHMASLKNFPMLFLVQDNEWDISASADEIRSNDAAFYAQGFKNIEVRSIDGANFQESFETLEEVLNTIRTERRPFMVHAKVPLLGHHTSGVRREWYRDDLEEHKLRDPLPKLRTFLLENGISEDELQNIEKESSTLVETDFGQAQEAEDPSAEDLYTFDFAPSPITEEKGERAGAGKEKTLMVDCALFAVQEILEQHPEALLYGQDVGGRLGGVFREAATLAQKFGDDRVFNTPIQEAFIIGSTVGMSVAGAKPIVEVQFADYIWPGLNQLFTELSRSYYLSNGKWNAQALIRVPIGAYGSGGPYHSSSVESILTSIKGIKVVYPSNGADLKGLMKAAFYDPNPVVMLEHKGLYWSKVPGTEEATSIEPDEDYVIPLGKARIAQESTEQDSVLVISYGMGIYWAKTASKNFKGQVEILDLRTLQPLDEAMILERVAIHNKVVIVTEEQKSNNFAQSLAGRIQELTFQHLDAPIKVIGAKDMPAIPLNSTLEQEMIPSADKVAEVIEEILRF